The genomic interval GGCTGTGGAGCCCCCAGATCGTGGGGCTATACAACCGACTGCTGCAGCGCTGTGAACTAAATCGGCATACAACGGAGGCGGCCGCAGGGGCACTACAGAATATCACCGCGGGTGACCGCAGGGTCAGTAGGCTGACAGGCCCCACTCCTGGTCTTATGCTAAGCACTAGGGCTCATGGAGGAGAGCCACGCCCTAGGAATTCATGGTCTGTTGTGGGGAAGGATCCCTAAGAGTGAGTCATGAAACCCTTGCTTGGCCTGAGGAATGGGACCATATGGATTTGGGTTCTGACATTCCGAGCAGAAGGGTTACCTGATCAGGTCCTGACTTGGCAGAAGTAGCAGGCAAGAAATGAAGACGTGATTCTGCCTCAATCCTGAACAGGGCTGTCTAGGGCTGGCTGGGGTGCTTCTGGGCTTCACCATGTTCTCTGCCTTTCCCTGCAGTGGGCAGGTGTGCTGAGCCGCCTGGCCCTGGAACAGGAGCGCATCCTGAACCCCTTGCTGGACCGCGTTCGCACCGCTGACCACAACCAGCTGCGTTCACTGACTGGCCTCATCCGAAACCTGTCTCGGAATGCCAGGAACAAGGACGAGATGTGTGAGTTCTGTCCCTGGTCCAGTACACAGCCCATGTCTCCCAAGGAGCTGGCTTCTGGTTAGCGAGTCAAATGGAgtgggcaggtgtgtgtgttagcccccaggggaggcagaggttcTGGGCACCAAGGCAGCAGGGAATATGGCAGACTGACCGTAACCTCTTATCAGCCACAAAGGTAGTAAGCCACCTAATTGAGAAGCTTCCTGGAAGTGTGGGTGAGAAGTGTCCCCCAGCTGAGGTACTAGTCAACATCATAGCTGTGCTCAACAACCTGGTGGTAGCCAGTCCCATTGCTGCCCGGGACCTGCTCTACTTTGATGGCCTCCGAAAGCTGGTCTTCATCAAAAAGAAGAGGGATAGGTAAGGACCAACCAACCCACAGCAACATGGCCAAGGTATACCGCACCCCTTCTACCTCCTAGTCTTGACCCTGACCCTCTTGGAATGCCCACAGCCCTGACAGCGAGAAGTCCTCCCGGGCAGCCTCCAGCCTCTTGGCCAACCTCTGGCAGTACAGCAAGCTCCACCGTGACTTCCGGGCGGTATGTTTTATAGAACCCACCAACAGGGTCTCAGGGCATGAGGCTCAGTACAGGATGCAGGTCACCAGGGGAGGGACACAAGCCTGGAACACAGAGGCAAGGGACCCAGGCTATGCCCAGAACATTATGGGGAAGGCAGGATCTCAGGGATGGCAAAGGCAGTCCTAATCTCCcctgtcctctcttcactttAGAAAGGCTACCGGAAAGAGGACTTCCTTGGCCCATAGGTGAAGTCTCCTGGAGGTGAAGTGATCCAGCTTCCAAGAGATAGGTTCAGCTCCTGCTGTCCCCCAGCACATAGAAGAGGAGCTGATGCCAcaggacctctctctctctctctctctctggagtcctGTGTGTACCCTTGAGGGGCCAGAGCCACCAGAAAAGAACAGGCGCTTGCAACTGGGAAATGATTGGCTTCTGCAGGGCAGGGGAAGTGGGTAGGGCTTGAGCTGCTCTGGTGTACTGGGTGGTGATTAGTCACACTGGCAAGGGTGGGGCTGCCCGTGGCCTGACAGCTTTGTGACGGCAACATTGGGAATAAAGGTGGTTTTGAACACATCCCCAGCTCCGTGTGTTTCCAAGACTGGCCGTAGATCCTGAAGTGTACATTGCCTCCAAACATGCCTACCTGTCCCAGAAGATATACCCCCAGGCCTACACAGGCCTCCCAAGGCAGAAGACAGTCAGGACAGGGAAGAAATTAAAAGGGATAGCCAACCTTACTGCTATCTGAGGCATAAACACAGCAGAGCCGGGGACTTCCTGAGCAATATCCATGCCATAAACACACCCAATACTCCCTGTCCACCCTGAGCTGGTGCTAGGAGGTGCCCTGGCCAGAGGATCAGATTGGCTGCCCAAGGATTGAAGTCCAGGAGTATCAGAAACAATTCCTTGTAAAGTTATAAACTGTGGCTTCTTACTGAAAGATCTGTCCAGATGAGAGAGGACTAGAGACAGCCGTACTCCAAGTACCAAGGAGAGGTACTAGGAGCTATCGGAGCAAGGGATATGCCAGGGGTAGCTGAGGATAGAAGGCAGGTTtgaggggatagcagcctggGAAACATCGTGCTGGGGAGGATgaaaaggaagaggcagggtctcatgatGAGGCATTAAGAGATTATAGCAGTTACCACCCAGAGAGAAATAAGCCCAGGCAGGAACCAAGaggattttattttgtgacaCTCCTTTCCTGAGGGGCCCAGGGATAGAGGCAAGGGTTGTGGTCCTAGGAAAAAGAGGTGCCTGCCTCTACCCTGGAAGCTGCCGCCATGATCTGGGCTGCTAGGATGCGGGCTACACATCATCCTCAGACACAAGGCAGTAGAAGTCTGTCCGTGCACTGTAGTTTCGAGAGCCAAGGTCAGAGACATCCATCTCACTGTCATGGCCCTCTCCTATGGAGACCCTGCTTTCATGCAGTGGAGTCGGTGGCTCCCCAAAGACAGGTCCCCGGACACCTGCAGGATACCACAAGGCCTGAGGCTGCAAGATCCACAGCCAGTCTTCTACTAGGATCTGTGACCAGAAGGGGCTACTTTATGCTCACCCACCAGCCACAAAGACACCAGAAAACCCTAAAAGTTCCCCCATAGAGGCCTAGGAGCAAAACACCTCCCCAGTAAGAGGTAGTGAGGGCCACTGTCAGTGGAGGTCAAACCTCCTTAGGAGGATCTTTTGATGCCAGAGTCCTCCGAGCCTGGGTCCTCTCCAGGACGCTGGAGCTGTGTCTGACCCCTTGATCTGCAGAGAGCATACCCAGGTCTCCCTCAGGGTCTGGATCCAGCTCTGACTCCACGCCCCGGCCCTGGGCAGTACGTCCTCTCACGATTAGCATGGGATCTTTGTCATCCTGAAGTCGGGTTTGAGGGTCTCCCTCCACGGGCCTGTATTGCACCTTCCGTGGCAGTGCCAGCTGTAGCTCTTTCCAAAAATCAGAGGAAGGTGTCTGGGGGCCAGGTTTGGACCGTCAGTATAAACACATGGGGATCTACAAACTGGAAGCCTCTAGCCACCCAGGCTCAAATAGCACTGCTGGTGGCTGACTTGCAGGTCCCCCAGCCCTCCAACACCCCAGGCACCCACTCACAACCTTCCTCCCGCCCCCAGCCATCGCACCACGGAGCCAGGCTTCCAAAGCAGCAGGGTCACAAGGTGGCGGTGCTGGCGCAGGAGATGGAGAGCAGGATGCATGGGTTCACGCCTCTGGCCCTCAAAGGTGATGAAGATAGGTCTGCGGGTGAGCTCCAGCAGGCGGCACAGTCCCTCCCTGAGAAGACCGGACTGTCAGGAGAGACAGGATAGGCCTCCTGGTCCCCCACCCCAAGCCAATAGCCCGACGCACCGGAAGCTCTGGCTACACCAGGGCCGGCTCAGGAAGGCATCTGAAAGAACCACAATGAGACGCCGACAGCGACTCAGGTTCACCAAAAGGTCGGCAGAGGGCTCTGTAGGCAAGGGCGTGGGCAGACGGATGAGAGGCGGGGCCAGTGGCAAGGGCGGGGTTCAGGGAACAGAGTAGGGATGAGGAGGCAGGACTTGGGCGGTACCCGCGCGCGGCAAGAGGTCGCGGTCCTCCAGGAAGAGCTTGTATCCCCGACGCCGCTCCAACTGAGGCTTCagaataaaatttacaaatttgCGGTCCTCTGGGCAGTCGCTATAGGACACGTACGCATCGTATAACTTCCCATCTGTAGAGAAAGCCAGTCAGCACGGCCAGTTCTAGAGACACCCCTACTCCATGCCCAgcacttctctgtctccttcgGTTGACCCCAGTCCTGTGCCCTTCTGAGACACTGCCATTCCACCGCCTTTGTACACCTAGAACCCTCTAGAGCTACAACTCCCTCCACCCAGGACTGAACCCGGCATGCAGCAAAGCCACTGGCCAAATCCTGTGCCCTAAACCCTGCAGAACCCCACATACCGTTCATCTCCACCTCTCCATAAGTGTCTTGGTACCAAAGCAGCACGTTCAGACGACACTTAACATAGAGCAGAGCCACCAGCAGCAGAACCACCAGGACAAGGAGGGAAGCCAGCACTGCAGCCACATGGCCAGCAGGGCCTGCAGACAGGGAGAATCACTATTCCTTTAATGTTAGGACTACAGGAAACCCTTGCTATCCACCACCTCGAACCCCCTCACCAGCTCGCCAAAGAGTGAAGGAGTGGGAGCTGACATTCCAGACAGAACAGGTGAAGGTTCCATAGTCCTCAGCATTGGTCAAATTGAGCTCCAGAACACTGGAAACAATCTCTGAGAAGTTGGTGCTGACCCTGAGAAAACCAGACCAAACCCTCACCTGGGGACCAAGAACATTGGGAGATGCCCAAGTCCCACCTGTCTGGGGTTCACCCAGGGAGAGATTGCAGATTTGAGCTAAGTGGCCAGAATTTGGGTCTGGGTCATGGGGATCCTTTGGTTACAGTCTTAGCCAGTCAATGAACCATTTAAGACTTAGGATTCTATCCCCAGACAGTCTACAAGATACATGAATAAATTAAGACCTGTTCCCAAAGTCAACCCTCTTATCTGTGGCCATGGAAATTCCATGTCAGGTTTGCATAGGTAATATATAGCCCTTGTCCAGGTTATTAGAGTTTAGGGTGTaggtcagaaaggctggacaccAGTATATCCTGGATGCCTCAGTCTCTTACCAGAAGTCCTGATGGAGGCTGAAGTGGCTTCCATTGCCCAGTGTCAAACCATCTTTTAGCCATTGCACTGATGGCTGGAGGCACTGGGGCCTAGAGACCACCCAAGCTGTGCAATTCAAAGCAACTGCACTGCCAAGGGCAGGTCCCAAGGTCTGGTCTTCAGATGGGGAAAGGAAATTAGGGGCTGTGTCACAGACACCTGCAGAAAGAGTACAACAGGTCAGCCATGTTGGGATGCCTACTGCCATGCTATCCACAGATGCTCTATGAtcaagaggtaaaaaaaaaaaaaaaaaaaaggcaatgggCAAGTGGCGTCAGTGATCACACTACATCCATCATGGATCCTACAAGCCAGAGCCCGGGCTTGCACTCTTCCCTCAGCAGTGGGCAGTTGTGTTCTGCTGGTCCTCATGTGACAGCCTTGTGCTCAGGGGGAACATTAACAGAAAGAGGAGTGGCCAGAGTCATATCTGAGCTGAGCCAGCCCAGCCAGAGGAACCCATCTGTTGGTTTGTCCCTGCTGGACATGAATCCAGCAGGCCCTTCAGAGTAGAGCCATCTCCTGCATCCCTCAGCCTGACTGGCTTCTACTGAAGAGCTCCAGGGACTATGGGCATCAAAGGTTGAAAGAATACATATAGCGTTCTAACTTCTTCCACAGAGACAGGGCAAGCCAGAGTCTAGGCTTCCAGGAACCCCCTCCACTGGCCGCAGACCACCCTCCCACTTCTCTGAGGCTGAAATTTTCCCGTCTTTAAGTAAAAATGTGACCCTAGCAGGAGTCTGGAGAGGTACACTGGTACACTTTAACATTCACATCCCAGAACCCCACTGAGATTCCTGGCTTACTGATTCCTGTATGCCTCATCTGGAAGCCTTGGGCAAGAGAGAAATAGAGGCTTTCATCACTGCCCTGAGTTCAGACAGCTTTGACCTCTGGCACATATCCAAGCATAGAGTTGAGCAGAGAGCACAACGCAGGGGTAGCCTGACAGGCAGAAATTGGGGTGGAGACTTTGTCCTGGCCCTCTGTGGCTTGCCTACCTGCCATGGCTCTTCCAGGACCTCTTCACGGCAGGCTGAACACTGGTTCCACCCCTGGCACCACGGTGGCTCCTTAACCGAGCAGATGGGTCCACTGAAGGATGAGAAGGACTCCTTTCTGTCTATTCAGCCAGATGGACTGGAGGTCAGAGGCTGCCACCATCCCCAGGGGAAAAGTTAAACAGGAACAAGATGAGTTAACCAGTAACTGTCAGCCACCAGCAGTACTGGCTGCACACCAGATAGCTGCCTTGCAACCTTGGCCAGTCTCAGAGTGCTAGGTCAACTCCTAGAGCTCACAAGCCCAGAGCAGATTCTGCCTCACACAGTTTGGAAGGGGCAGGCCCATGGACCACCTTCACTTGTCCTGTGGCCACTGTGGTCACTCAGGCACACAGCAGACATGCTCCAAGAAGGATCTGACCTCAGGAGATAGCAATTAGCCTCATTCCTGTCCCCTGTAATGGATGGACTGCTGTATGCAGGTGGGTGCATGGGTGCTTGTCACCTGGCCAGGACCTGGGGATTAAAGGGATATGAGCCATAAGTGAAACCTAACTGTGAGATTTTGCTCTGGATGCAGTCACGCATGCACATGTGAATGAACGCATCACTCCCGTGGACACCCTGAGACCCATCTGGGCCAGGAGAGGTAAATGGGGACCAGGCTGGTATAGAGGCCACTCTGAAGAGCCTTGGGAACCCCTTCTGGGAGCCCTAAACACAGATGACTCCTTTCTAGAGTCCTGGGTCAATCTCAGCCCACAGTAATTATACACATCTAGAATTCGCAAAGCTCTGTAGCAACATGACTGCAGGAAGCACTTAGGAGCTTGTCTTTAGCAGCCCAGGGCCCCAGGCAATCCCTCTTTCCTGGGTGCCCCAAGTTCACTCTCTATGCAACAAGCATTTATTGAGTTCCTGCTCTCCTCCATGTTGCACAGACACATAGGCAGCAGGAACATGGGGTCAAGCCCCAAGACCCTGGGCCTGGCCTGCCTCAGATGCCCCTCCTATACCTAAGGCCCCAGAAGCTTTAATGA from Arvicanthis niloticus isolate mArvNil1 chromosome 1, mArvNil1.pat.X, whole genome shotgun sequence carries:
- the Sigirr gene encoding single Ig IL-1-related receptor — encoded protein: MAGVCDTAPNFLSPSEDQTLGPALGSAVALNCTAWVVSRPQCLQPSVQWLKDGLTLGNGSHFSLHQDFWVSTNFSEIVSSVLELNLTNAEDYGTFTCSVWNVSSHSFTLWRAGPAGHVAAVLASLLVLVVLLLVALLYVKCRLNVLLWYQDTYGEVEMNDGKLYDAYVSYSDCPEDRKFVNFILKPQLERRRGYKLFLEDRDLLPRAEPSADLLVNLSRCRRLIVVLSDAFLSRPWCSQSFREGLCRLLELTRRPIFITFEGQRREPMHPALHLLRQHRHLVTLLLWKPGSVTPSSDFWKELQLALPRKVQYRPVEGDPQTRLQDDKDPMLIVRGRTAQGRGVESELDPDPEGDLGVRGPVFGEPPTPLHESRVSIGEGHDSEMDVSDLGSRNYSARTDFYCLVSEDDV